From the Fusobacterium sp. FSA-380-WT-3A genome, the window AGGTTTTTTAATACTAAATACAATATTTTCTCCATCTCTTACTTGAAGAATCATATTTTTATAAATATTTCTAACTCTCATGAAAACTTCTAATCCTTTTTCAACATTATTTAATCTAAATTTTTGAGGGACAGTATATCCAATTCCAAATCCATTTTTAAGTTCTACATAATCTCCTGTAGACATATCACCTTTTATATATTTTGCAGCTGCTTTCCCAGCTTTTCTAGCTTCAGCACTTACAAAGTCTACTAAGTCATGTACATGTAATACATTTCCACAAGCAAATATTCCTTCAATATTTGTTTCCATCATTTCATTTACTACAGCTCCAGATGTTCTTCCATCTATTTCTACTCCTGTAGCTCTTGAAATATCATTTTCTGGTATTAATCCTACAGATAATAATAGTGTATCTACTTCATATTCTTTTTCAGTTCCTGGAATTGGTTTTCTATTTTCATCAACTTTGGCTATAACTACTTTTTCTACTCTTTCTTTTCCTTGAATATCAATTACTGTATGGCTTAAATATAGTGGTATATTATAATCATTTAAACATTGAGCTATGTTTCTAGCTAATCCTCCAGAGAATGGCATTAATTCTACAACAGCTTTAACTTCAGCTCCCTCTAGAGTCATTCTTCTTGCCATTATAAGTCCAATGTCTCCAGAACCTAAGATAAGAACTTTTTTCCCTACCATATATCCTTCCATATTTACAAATCTTTGAGCTGCCCCTGCTGTAAATACTCCAGCTGGTCTTTCTCCTGGAATTCCAATAGCTCCTCTTGTTCTTTCTCTACATCCCATAGCTAATATTACAGCCTTAGCTTCTATTAACATATATCCATCTACACTATTTATAGCATGAACTTTTTTATCTGGAGTTACATCTAAAACCATTGTATCTAATTTAAATTCAATATTCATATCTTTTAATTGGTCTATGAATCTTCCAGCATATTCAGGTCCTGTTAATTGTTCTTTAAATTCATGTAATCCAAATCCATTATGAATACATTGTTGTAAAATTCCACCTAATTCTTTATCTCTTTCTATAACTAAAATGCTTTCTATTCCATTCTTTTTTGCTTCTATTGCTGCTGCTAATCCAGCTGGTCCTCCACCAACTACTACCAAATCATATCTCATTTATATACTCCTCCTATTTAGAAATTTTTGTCTCATTTGTAAGTATGTAAGCACCTTTTTTATCTAATACAATTTCATTTAACTCTTTTCCTAATTCTCTAGCTAAAATTTCTTGTACTCTTGGTCCACAGAATCCACCTTGACATCTTCCTGTACCTGGTCTACATCTTTTCTTAACTCCATCTACAGTTTTTGCTCCTACCATTCTGTGTATAACATCAACAATTTCTCCCTCTGTTATACTTTCACATCTACAAATTATTCTTCCATATCTAGGGTCTTTTTTAATTACTTCTGCTTTTTCCTCTGGAGAAAGTTCAATAAAATGAATTTGAGGTTTATTTTGTTTAAATTCTTCTTTTTTAGTTGCTCCTAATTTTTCAACTATCATATTAGCTACATCTACACCAATTGCTGGAGCTGAAGAAAGTCCTGGTGATTTAGTTCCAGCTATATTATAGAATCCTTTAGCATCAGAAGCTTCTCCTATTATAAAATCTCCTGTACTAGATTCGGCTCTTATTCCTGTAAAGTTTCTAATACTATCTCTATAATTTATATTTTCTATTGTTTTAGCTGCTTGTCTTCTTATATCATCTAGTCCATGAGTTGTTGTTCCTACATAATCTCTATCTTCTACATCTTCAGCTGTAGGTCCAACCATTACATTTCCATGAACTGTTCTAGTTACTAATACTCCTTTTCCCATTTCTGTTGGGCATTGGAATAATACACTATTAACTAATTTTCCTTGAACTTTATCAAGAACATAATATTCTCCAATTCTTGGATGAATGTCAAAATGTTCTTTACTTACCATATCATTTATTTTATCA encodes:
- a CDS encoding NAD(P)/FAD-dependent oxidoreductase, with product MRYDLVVVGGGPAGLAAAIEAKKNGIESILVIERDKELGGILQQCIHNGFGLHEFKEQLTGPEYAGRFIDQLKDMNIEFKLDTMVLDVTPDKKVHAINSVDGYMLIEAKAVILAMGCRERTRGAIGIPGERPAGVFTAGAAQRFVNMEGYMVGKKVLILGSGDIGLIMARRMTLEGAEVKAVVELMPFSGGLARNIAQCLNDYNIPLYLSHTVIDIQGKERVEKVVIAKVDENRKPIPGTEKEYEVDTLLLSVGLIPENDISRATGVEIDGRTSGAVVNEMMETNIEGIFACGNVLHVHDLVDFVSAEARKAGKAAAKYIKGDMSTGDYVELKNGFGIGYTVPQKFRLNNVEKGLEVFMRVRNIYKNMILQVRDGENIVFSIKKPHVAPGEMEKIIIPKAKLETIKGKEIVVELVGGDK
- a CDS encoding NAD(P)/FAD-dependent oxidoreductase: MLDVIVIGAGVMGAAVSRELSKYNLKVMVLDKENDVSNGTTKANSAIVHAGYDAKEGTLMAKYNVLGAAMYEELSKEIGAPYKKVGSYVLAFSEEERKHIETLYERGIKNGVPELKLIGRDEILEKEPNINKNVVGALYAGTAGITGPWEFTIKLLENAALNGTEVLVDAEVVNIEKLDSGYKVILKDGREFETKIVINAAGVYADKINDMVSKEHFDIHPRIGEYYVLDKVQGKLVNSVLFQCPTEMGKGVLVTRTVHGNVMVGPTAEDVEDRDYVGTTTHGLDDIRRQAAKTIENINYRDSIRNFTGIRAESSTGDFIIGEASDAKGFYNIAGTKSPGLSSAPAIGVDVANMIVEKLGATKKEEFKQNKPQIHFIELSPEEKAEVIKKDPRYGRIICRCESITEGEIVDVIHRMVGAKTVDGVKKRCRPGTGRCQGGFCGPRVQEILARELGKELNEIVLDKKGAYILTNETKISK